In Rhinolophus ferrumequinum isolate MPI-CBG mRhiFer1 chromosome 3, mRhiFer1_v1.p, whole genome shotgun sequence, the DNA window ttcttcCCTCAGAGGTATCCACAGTGTGGGTATAATCCAAGAAAGTGGGTGTTCTACAACACTGCACGGTCTCAATCTAAATTTCCTGGGTACTTCAGACCCCAGTCATATTTTCCATGGGTCTGGTCCTTAAATACAAAGCAGCTTCTAAAGTGCTTGTTATAGGCCTGTAGGAGCTACTGCTGGATTTCTAAAGCTGGAATCATTTCTCAGCTAGTAACGTGGAGATAAACAACAGCTGCACAAGGTTCTGGGATTTCAGCCCCCACCCTCTTTAACACTGCCCTTCAATTTCTCCCCTCCCATCTCTGTTCAACACGAACACCCTTCATCCAGGCCTTATGTTCCCAGACATGTCTACTCTCCTCCGTTCCACGTGGCCCTATCCCTTTCTTCCACCCCTGTCCACAATTTGTGTCTCACATCCTGGATCCTTCTCATCTCTCACTCCTACTTCCCACCCTAACTTCATTTCCTGCCGTTTCAGAGAATCATGTGATCATCCAGGCTGAGTTCTATATGACACCTGACCCATCTGGCGAGTTTATGTTTGACTTTGATGGTGATGAGATTTTCCATGTGGATATGGAAAAGAAGGAGACGGTCTGGCGGCTTGAAGAATTTGGACGTTTTGCCAGCTTTGAGGCTCAGGGTGCATTGGCCAACATCGCTGTGGACAAAGCCAACCTGGACATCATGATAAAGCGCTCCAACCACACCCCGATCACGAACGGTACCTCTCGCTGCTGCTCTCCTAGATGTGGGAACAATAGCTTTAAAAAGGATTCTTCAGCTCTTTGTGTTAAATTATAGTCGCTGACTTTTCCTTCCACGGTCCTGACTTTGCCATAAGCAAGCCCCATATTCTCAAGCCCAAGAACTTCATgggtttttcatttcttgattttcttgcatcttgtctCTGCCATTCACAGTTATTCACAAAGGTATTACCCTGACTCTATGCTGGGGGAGGCAGGAATGAGGTCCTTGGATATCGTATACTTCAATATTGGCTCCAGTTCATGGGTGAGGGTACCAGAGATAGGTATCTGAGACTGTGGCATAGATTCTCAGGGCGCAATCTCAATTGCTTTTTCAGCCTTAGTGGGGGGAAGGGACGTGGCTAAGCATGAAAGGCTCACTTCTGTCACGTGTCCCCCAGTACCTCCAGAGGTGACTGTGCTTCCGAACAAACCTGTGGAACTGGGAGAGCCCAACATCCTCATCTGTTTCATTGACAAGTTCTCGCCACCAGCGATCAATGTCACCTGGCTTCAGAATGGAAAACCTGTCACCACAGGAGTGTCAGAGACAGTCTTCCTGCCCACGAAAGAACACCTTTTCCGCAAGTTCCACTAtctccccttcctgccctctACCGAGGACGTCTACGACTGCAAGGTGGAGCACTGGGGTTTGCAGGAGCCCCTTCTCAAGCACTGGGGTATGGAGCAGCCTTCACCCTCCCTTATGTTATGGTTTCCTTCTGTGATGCGTGTGGCTGGTCCTTTGGGGCCTAGAGTCCCCTAACTTTTTCATAACAAGTGCTACAATTCTTGTTCTTTGTCTTCTCCCATTATCCAGCTTTCCCCACTTTCAGACTTGTAATTCTCTTGATGCATCATTCTGTCCTCCTCTTCTTTATTGATTAATAACTATTCTTTTAACTGAGTGCCCTACATTTGATCTTAAGTACTACTGCCTACCACACTGATTACTTCTGTACTGTTTTATTTCCCCCCCAGAGTTTGAAGCACAAACCCCCCTCCCAGAGACAACAGAGAACGTGGTGTGTGCCCTGGGCCTGGTCGTGGGCCTGGTCGGCATCATTGCTGGGACCATCTTCATCATCAAGGGGGTGCGCAAAGGCGGTGCTGCTGAACGCCGAGGGCCGCTGTGAGCGACTTCAGGTGGGTCTGATGGTCGGAAAAAGACAGCTGTCAGTTAccaaaggaaggaaacagagtGGGGAGAGAACATGTGATGCCTCTAAGGGAAAAAGATAGCAAAAGTCATGGCTCTTGACTTACCTTGCCAGGACAGAATCAGACATTGACATTGTCTGGTATCTCAAAGCTATAGGGTCCCTCATCCCTTTCCATACATGTGCACCTACATCTTCAGTCTCGGAAATTCTCTCCAGTACCTGAGACCATTGTTTCACGTTAGAATATGGGGTCCAGTGATCTAAGAAAGTTAGCTTTGAGATTTAGGCACTTCCTGGTTTATATTTTCTGGGGCAGGCCATCAGGTCAAAAGTACTACCAGAGCTTGGATCTTCTGGGGTTAGCATAGATTCATTGTATGAGCTGGAAATTTCTTGGAAAGCCAACCTCTGTGTTTGCTCCTCCAATCTAAAAAGTGGTTTCAGAAGTTCTGGGAGAAGGTAAAGCATGATCTGCTCATTCATACTCACTTGGAGAATAGGGTATTGGACCTCATGCTGGAAGGGTTGCTAGAAGTCAGATGAATGTGAAGAGACTTTTTCAAAGTCAAATGGctaagggaaaagaggaaggaatctGAAGGTAAGTGCTCAAAATATTCATCTTAAACTCTTTAGTAACTATGTGTGTCCTATTACAGGTAATGGACTATCTTAGAGAGAAGATCAATGAAGAGATTTCTGCTTTAGCATCTTTACACACTTGGCTCTCCTCCAATTGTTCACTTCTGTGAAGACTACCACTCTCCAGCACTTTCCAGCCCTTCAGTCGCTCTGAGAGTGGTGCTGCATCTCCGTCTCGCCATACTCTAACAGCTAGTTGGGCTTCCCTGTTTGTTGTCCCTTCTTGTAtcttttctccctccatttccCATGATCTTTTTACTTTCAGCCTGCAATGCCTCTGGAATAGGTCCTGtaagatccttttttttttgctatggaAACTTTTGAACGTCCCATGGGGGCGTCTCCTACATACTTATTGCTTGGGGTTTCTTTAAACTGTGATTGTGATTTTTCTGAATACAATAAACTATTGGACCACTATTAGGTGGAGTTTTTGTTGTCTAAGCCAGTCCTTCACAGGAGTCGGGGAATATATGCAATCCTTTCCTCCTGAAATGTCTgaatgttgaatatattttataagcactgttaactaatttaaaaatcctgattCGTTAGGGCTTGATCTTATTGCAATCCCATTGCTGTGGTCCATTCCTCACGTGGAAAACTCATTACAATAAGGTTTGTTAGGAGTTCTCTACTGAGCAACAGGTTCAGAATCTGGTTTTGGTTCTTGAGCATTCAAGTCAATGAGACGTCTGAATCTTCAGTAGAATCACCCTCAAAGCCTAGGGTTGCCTCTGACAATAGGTGAGACAGATGGAAAGAAGTGGGGAGTAGAATAAAGGAGGATCCATATACATTACAGGATTTGCATACGAATGTCACCCATTCCAGACTTCATGGGGGATGAGATTAGACACTGAGGATTAGCATTACCCATTTCATCAACATAGACTTGGGTGCCTGTTTCATTACCAGGAGAATGAATAGTCTGAATTATTCTTAGAACCACCTTGTGTTTGAAGATATGTTGCTGAGTGGAAAAACTGAGTAAATGGAGAAGGGGAGGAATATGGCATTAAAATGGGACGAAAGAATGTTTGAAAGtgagtttttgtttatgtatCTGTGAAATTATGAcgatatttatttctaaaattattcagGACCTACACCAAATCGTAAAGGTTAATTATCCATGACAGTTTTGAGGATTGGCCTAcaaattcttttgaaatgaaGCGGACGCGGGCTTTGGTCTTAGCTTCACCATTTACTATCTATATATTCACTGGTATCTTACTTAACTCTATTTAGCCTGAtttctttcatgaaaatattGATGCTAATTTTTGTCACATtgtgttattataaaaattaaaggaaaaatgtgagaaaaataattggGTACCATGCTTAGTGGTAACAATGTTACAAAATTAcaactttccttgtttttcctaaaaatgtCTGCAGCctgaagataaaaatttaagagaatcaaaacaaaaagcacaaatcgAAGCAGCATTACTTGAAGGGTAGCAGACAATGCCACTCCAAAGTATGCTTCtgggcataaggattattttgggCTGATAATGTGGTTTTAGATTATAGAATTGCTTTAGATAACTTGTTTGCTGAACAACGAGGTGTCTGTGCTATAGTAAATACCTCCTGTTTTACCTGGAGTAACACCTCTGGTACCGCAGAAACTCAAATACAAGAAATTAACAAACTGCTTGGCTAAAACAGATTGCTATCTCTCcagatgcatttttttatttatttgataccAACTGGTTTGGTTCCTGTGGGCCTGGATACAGAGCACACGAGTGTTTCAGTCTCTTGGTATTATCCTCTGACAGTCATCACTGTAGCCTCCCTGGTGAGCTGTGTTCTCTTGGGGTCTTAAATACATGTTCACGGCCATCAGCAGTACATCAGATGGTCTCACTGTGCTTGAAAAATCAAACACGGTGAACaatgaaatgaataacaaaaaccTTCCCCAGACCTGACATCATAACCTATGagtttcacagaaaaataagaacaacttAACCCTAATGGTGACTGACAACAGCACTAATACCAAATTTTTAGTTAGTCTCTTAAGTATGAGAGGATGACCGAAAGGGGGGGAATTGTTAAAGTAAATAAACTGGGAGACCATTCGTTTGACAGGGCTCTAATGATTTGGTAGCCTAGGAAAACCTAAAGGCAAGTCAGAGTCAATTTCTGTAAATTCACtgtctcagaaaatgaaatttaggaACAatcaatcacaaacagccaactaaGCTTTTCCAAGTACATCAAGCACTTAAGCTATAgtcaatcaaataatttccttgctttgcttccttGTCTTTTATATAAAAGACTTTCCCCTAGTTCCTGCTGGCTGAGTGCTCTTAACCACTTTTAGTGTGGTGTTGCCAGATTTAAATTGATGTTTGCTGAAATAAACTCTTGAAAATTTTagtgtgcctcagtttatcttcaATAACCTTATAAGACTCATTAATAAAGTACTAAGTTTCTATACCTGTGGCTTAGAGAATCAAAGCaaagtcttcagaaaattaaagatggaaTAGGCACAGTTATTGCTTTTACATGGCCCCaaggttttattataaaataaatagatgtgtAATACATGTACACTAGAACTCAATATGGAATAAAAAAGTATGAATTTATATtcttccacattaaaaaaaaccactttaaaaatagactttactttttagagcagttttaagtttacagaaaaattttgcagAAAGTATGAGAATGCTCGTATACCCATTTCATCCCTACCCCGCTCCACATAGAGTTTATCttattaacattttgcattaatgtggtacatttgttacaactgatgaatcaatattgatacattattattaattaattcccatagtttacattagagttcattcTTTGTATTACacaattctatgggttttgacaaatgcataatgtcatgtatcatacagaataattcCACTGATCTAAAAATTTCCTGTGTACCACCTATTCatccttcttttcctctgtttgaaaccctggcaatcactgatctttttactgtctctatagttttgtatttttacaatatatacatgtatcaaataaACATAtcatacaccttaaacttacacaaggttatatgtcaattatatatcaataaa includes these proteins:
- the LOC117020754 gene encoding HLA class II histocompatibility antigen, DR alpha chain, whose product is MAIIGVSMLGFFITVLLMSLQESWAIKENHVIIQAEFYMTPDPSGEFMFDFDGDEIFHVDMEKKETVWRLEEFGRFASFEAQGALANIAVDKANLDIMIKRSNHTPITNVPPEVTVLPNKPVELGEPNILICFIDKFSPPAINVTWLQNGKPVTTGVSETVFLPTKEHLFRKFHYLPFLPSTEDVYDCKVEHWGLQEPLLKHWEFEAQTPLPETTENVVCALGLVVGLVGIIAGTIFIIKGVRKGGAAERRGPL